The following are from one region of the Pseudodesulfovibrio piezophilus C1TLV30 genome:
- a CDS encoding cytochrome c3 family protein, with protein MPVRILFENNGGKVIFSHLIHHRDYKIDCATCHHDKKQKPLSQDDTALHCGSCHPNEFNEEFIASHMDSFPDETYCVRCHHTEFAEVIFNHEEHKEYADDCSDCHHGKEIEPTPQRCSHCHKSHDINGLISMRQAGHQSCANCHEDMFETGLSSCKSCHVQVDMTKYEGDYTSCNSCHEAEARELVLPRMNAFHDQCLSCHEKEGAGPYGPDDCNKCHISR; from the coding sequence ATGCCAGTACGGATACTTTTTGAAAACAATGGGGGGAAAGTCATATTCTCCCACCTGATACACCACCGGGATTACAAAATAGATTGTGCCACATGTCATCATGACAAAAAACAGAAACCTCTCTCACAAGATGACACTGCGTTACATTGTGGCTCCTGTCACCCGAATGAATTTAATGAAGAATTCATTGCCAGTCACATGGATTCCTTTCCAGATGAAACATACTGTGTCCGATGCCATCATACTGAATTTGCCGAAGTTATCTTTAATCACGAAGAACACAAAGAATATGCTGACGACTGCTCTGATTGTCACCATGGCAAAGAAATAGAACCCACCCCTCAGCGATGTTCTCACTGCCATAAGTCCCATGATATCAATGGACTGATCAGTATGCGACAAGCAGGACATCAAAGCTGTGCAAATTGTCATGAGGATATGTTTGAGACTGGATTATCAAGCTGCAAATCATGCCATGTCCAAGTGGATATGACCAAATATGAAGGAGACTATACATCCTGCAATTCATGCCATGAAGCCGAAGCACGAGAATTGGTTCTTCCACGTATGAATGCATTTCATGATCAATGCCTCTCCTGTCACGAAAAAGAAGGAGCTGGCCCATATGGTCCCGACGATTGCAACAAATGCCACATTAGTAGGTAA
- a CDS encoding SLC13 family permease, whose protein sequence is MSAQAAESGNGKIIGFILGPVIFVLMLIIPAPEGMKVEAWRVAAVTALMAIWWITEAIPIPATSLLPIAMFPLLGIMKSAAATAPYANHLIYLFMGGFFLAVTMERWNLHRRVALYTIRAIGTSPGRMIMGFMVATAFLSMWVSNTATTMMMVPIGMAVIQQATGFESSDLRSSTNTGPEANFGKCLMLGIAYAASMGGVGTIIGTPPNTVMAGMVEKMFGVEIGFGQWMLFGVPLATIMVLLSWFILTKWLFPMGSMQIAGGDKIINDEVKKLGPMSSEEKKIVIVGCFVAVFWLARGFLKKVPFIIDAMPHFGYIHDATIGILGALILFALPTNFKKGEFLLDWKTAVKIPWDVILLFGGGLAIANGFAKTGLASYIASQLGALEGTSILIFVAVVVLITIFLTEITSNTATATLLVPIMGSAAIAMGVHPYATIVGACVAASFAFMLPVATPPNAVVFGSGCVSIKQMAKAGLWLNILGTILITAFVVYFLPVIWGVDLNVVPDWAVMPK, encoded by the coding sequence ATGAGTGCTCAAGCTGCAGAGAGCGGAAATGGCAAAATCATCGGGTTTATTTTAGGCCCCGTCATCTTTGTCTTAATGCTCATCATTCCGGCTCCGGAAGGCATGAAAGTCGAAGCATGGCGGGTAGCAGCCGTCACTGCTCTCATGGCCATCTGGTGGATCACCGAAGCGATTCCCATTCCTGCGACATCGCTCCTCCCTATCGCCATGTTCCCCCTGCTCGGGATCATGAAATCTGCGGCCGCGACCGCTCCTTACGCCAACCATCTTATTTATCTTTTCATGGGTGGTTTTTTCCTGGCTGTGACTATGGAACGATGGAATCTGCACAGACGTGTCGCCCTCTACACTATCCGTGCAATAGGCACCAGCCCCGGACGAATGATCATGGGATTCATGGTCGCCACGGCCTTTCTGTCCATGTGGGTCTCCAATACCGCGACCACAATGATGATGGTCCCTATCGGAATGGCTGTCATCCAACAGGCAACAGGCTTTGAATCCAGTGATCTCCGTTCCAGCACCAATACCGGGCCGGAAGCGAACTTTGGAAAATGCCTCATGCTGGGTATCGCGTATGCAGCCTCCATGGGTGGAGTCGGCACTATCATTGGTACTCCACCAAACACAGTCATGGCAGGTATGGTCGAAAAAATGTTTGGTGTTGAAATAGGATTCGGCCAATGGATGCTCTTCGGAGTTCCTCTTGCCACCATTATGGTCCTTTTGTCCTGGTTTATATTGACGAAATGGCTCTTCCCCATGGGAAGCATGCAAATTGCCGGTGGGGACAAGATTATTAATGATGAAGTCAAGAAACTTGGTCCCATGTCATCAGAAGAAAAGAAAATTGTAATCGTAGGCTGCTTTGTCGCCGTATTCTGGTTGGCACGTGGCTTTCTCAAAAAAGTTCCTTTCATCATCGATGCCATGCCCCACTTCGGGTACATCCATGATGCAACAATCGGTATCCTTGGTGCCTTGATTCTGTTCGCTCTGCCTACAAACTTCAAAAAAGGTGAATTCCTTCTGGATTGGAAAACAGCAGTCAAAATCCCTTGGGATGTCATCTTGCTCTTTGGTGGAGGTCTTGCCATTGCTAACGGTTTTGCAAAGACAGGACTTGCCTCCTATATAGCTTCTCAACTTGGAGCTTTAGAAGGAACAAGTATTCTCATTTTTGTGGCTGTTGTTGTCTTGATCACTATCTTCCTGACGGAAATAACTTCAAATACCGCTACGGCAACTCTGCTTGTCCCAATCATGGGAAGTGCAGCCATTGCCATGGGAGTCCATCCATACGCTACAATCGTCGGAGCTTGTGTCGCTGCATCATTTGCCTTCATGCTCCCGGTTGCCACCCCTCCAAATGCCGTTGTCTTCGGCAGTGGATGTGTTTCAATCAAACAAATGGCAAAAGCCGGTTTATGGTTGAATATCCTTGGAACCATTCTAATCACGGCATTTGTCGTATACTTCCTGCCCGTCATCTGGGGTGTAGACCTCAATGTCGTACCGGATTGGGCTGTCATGCCTAAATAA
- a CDS encoding RnfABCDGE type electron transport complex subunit D has protein sequence MKPIIPFHLTVSVPPHRHYGTSIRGRMFAILLAMLPAATMGLANYGMPALRVMCLSMSAAIFTEALCHWLMESKSELENLHAFIVGLSFAFLLPASAPWWLVTFGSATSIILGKMIFGPLGGSPFCAPLIGWAVCRISWPAFMDIDASMLSADLTFPLAQLKDFGLNSVMITDTKQLFLGKQLGGLGAVQIAGILLGGIILVAKRHVSSIIPMGVIGGVCITAGLFNMLNPNIYATPGFHLLTGSTLFGAFFLATDGSSSPNRQIPMLLFGLLIGIMIVLIRIYGSYPDGVPFAILIANLFTPVFERIRPRPFGVR, from the coding sequence ATGAAGCCAATTATCCCATTTCATCTGACAGTATCTGTCCCGCCCCATCGTCATTACGGCACTTCAATACGCGGCAGGATGTTTGCCATTCTACTGGCTATGCTTCCGGCAGCAACCATGGGGCTAGCCAACTATGGCATGCCAGCTCTTAGGGTCATGTGTCTTTCTATGAGTGCTGCAATTTTCACAGAAGCTCTCTGTCATTGGCTTATGGAAAGTAAAAGTGAACTTGAGAATCTCCATGCCTTTATCGTGGGATTATCCTTTGCATTCCTCTTACCGGCATCAGCACCTTGGTGGCTTGTCACTTTTGGAAGTGCCACTTCCATAATTCTCGGAAAAATGATTTTTGGCCCCCTCGGTGGAAGCCCTTTTTGTGCTCCTCTCATCGGATGGGCGGTTTGCCGAATCTCATGGCCTGCTTTCATGGATATTGATGCTTCCATGCTTTCTGCCGACCTGACATTCCCCCTGGCCCAACTCAAGGACTTCGGACTGAACTCGGTCATGATAACCGATACAAAACAACTTTTTCTGGGCAAACAGCTTGGGGGATTAGGTGCTGTTCAAATAGCCGGAATCTTGCTTGGTGGCATTATCCTCGTGGCTAAGAGGCATGTTTCATCCATCATTCCAATGGGGGTCATCGGCGGAGTCTGTATCACCGCTGGACTCTTCAACATGCTCAATCCAAACATTTACGCAACACCCGGCTTCCACCTCCTGACCGGATCAACACTTTTCGGAGCCTTTTTCCTCGCAACCGATGGTTCATCCTCACCCAACAGACAAATCCCCATGCTCCTCTTCGGCTTACTCATCGGGATAATGATTGTTCTTATTCGAATTTATGGTTCATACCCGGATGGCGTCCCTTTTGCCATTTTAATAGCAAACCTTTTTACTCCGGTTTTCGAGCGAATTCGCCCCCGGCCCTTTGGTGTGAGGTGA
- the rnfG gene encoding RnfABCDGE type electron transport complex subunit G: protein MKEMMKMMLVLSLICGFAGISLAALKEITSPVIEEQVLTFVQAPAIEYVLKSHDNDPIKDRKKYSLNTRVVTVFPGIKNGILESIAFETSGKGYGGNIGVMVGFDISTQTLSGIGITTLKETPGLGSRVAEHGYTTQFRGHPIQSIALKKNGGDIDAVAGATISSTGTVAAVQDAISLFMQLKTELADGWS from the coding sequence ATGAAAGAAATGATGAAAATGATGCTTGTTCTTTCTCTTATCTGTGGCTTTGCAGGGATTTCTCTTGCCGCACTGAAGGAGATCACCTCACCTGTAATCGAAGAGCAGGTACTGACCTTTGTTCAGGCTCCGGCAATTGAGTATGTGCTGAAGAGCCACGACAATGACCCCATAAAAGACCGAAAAAAATATTCTCTGAATACTCGAGTAGTGACAGTATTTCCAGGCATAAAGAATGGAATCCTCGAAAGCATAGCATTTGAAACTTCTGGCAAAGGATATGGCGGAAATATCGGTGTCATGGTTGGTTTTGATATCTCTACTCAAACTCTTTCAGGCATTGGCATCACAACCCTGAAAGAAACTCCGGGCCTTGGTTCCCGTGTTGCCGAACATGGTTATACGACACAATTCAGAGGCCACCCAATCCAATCCATAGCTCTCAAAAAAAATGGTGGAGATATAGACGCTGTAGCAGGGGCAACCATCTCGTCAACCGGCACAGTCGCTGCGGTTCAAGATGCAATATCTCTCTTTATGCAACTCAAAACAGAACTTGCCGACGGCTGGTCCTAG
- a CDS encoding electron transport complex protein RnfA, producing the protein MQDYFLLFIGAMFVNNIVLAQYLGNCPFIGTSKESGVAIGMGGAVVFVAVMATGITWLVQHHLLIPFGLGYLQTLAFILVIAALVQFVEMFLKKMIPPLYKSLGIFLPLITTNCAVMGIALICQREEFGLLRSVLFAFASGLGFMLALVLLAGIREKLAVRRLPVSMRGTPIGLIMAGLMSLTFFAFKGMI; encoded by the coding sequence ATGCAAGATTACTTTCTTCTCTTTATTGGTGCAATGTTCGTCAACAACATTGTTCTGGCCCAATATCTCGGGAATTGTCCTTTCATAGGCACATCCAAAGAGTCAGGTGTTGCAATCGGCATGGGTGGAGCCGTTGTCTTTGTCGCAGTTATGGCCACAGGGATTACATGGTTGGTTCAACACCATCTGCTTATCCCCTTTGGACTCGGTTATCTTCAAACATTGGCCTTTATTCTGGTTATTGCAGCATTAGTCCAATTTGTAGAAATGTTTCTCAAAAAAATGATTCCTCCTTTATACAAATCCCTAGGCATATTTTTACCTCTCATTACAACAAATTGTGCAGTCATGGGTATCGCTCTGATCTGTCAGCGAGAGGAATTCGGTCTGCTCCGATCCGTACTTTTCGCCTTTGCTTCCGGACTTGGCTTCATGCTCGCTCTGGTTCTTCTCGCTGGAATTCGTGAAAAACTGGCCGTTCGAAGACTCCCAGTATCCATGAGAGGAACGCCTATCGGTTTGATAATGGCAGGGCTGATGTCCCTGACTTTTTTCGCTTTCAAGGGAATGATTTAA
- the rsxE gene encoding electron transport complex subunit RsxE — protein MNQLWKEFSKGLWKDLPPFKLVLGLCPVLAVTNTTQNGLGMGVAVIFVLTLSNLVVSLLRKIIPSKVRIACFIAISASLVVAVELLMQAFAYPLYQQLGIFVPLIVVNCIILGRAEAFASKNSPLMAMADGMGMGVGFTMSLTFLGALREILGTGKLFGTYVAWGDFEPVGLMVQAPGAFVSLGILLALMTFVENIQRKRRGLAAIEGPTHDCGACGGCGKASNCS, from the coding sequence ATGAATCAATTATGGAAAGAATTTTCCAAAGGACTCTGGAAAGATCTCCCCCCCTTCAAACTGGTCCTCGGCCTCTGTCCAGTCCTTGCTGTCACGAATACGACTCAAAATGGCCTTGGCATGGGGGTGGCTGTTATCTTTGTACTCACCCTCTCAAACCTCGTGGTTTCATTACTACGAAAGATAATTCCCTCGAAGGTCCGTATTGCCTGTTTTATTGCTATCTCCGCTTCGCTTGTCGTGGCGGTTGAACTTCTTATGCAAGCATTTGCTTATCCTCTCTACCAACAACTCGGCATCTTTGTTCCTTTGATAGTGGTAAATTGTATAATCCTCGGGCGAGCTGAAGCTTTTGCTTCCAAAAATTCCCCACTTATGGCCATGGCCGATGGCATGGGGATGGGGGTCGGATTCACCATGTCGCTCACGTTTCTCGGGGCTCTTCGTGAAATTCTTGGAACCGGAAAACTCTTTGGTACGTACGTTGCCTGGGGAGACTTCGAACCCGTCGGATTAATGGTCCAGGCACCTGGAGCTTTTGTCAGCCTCGGAATTCTACTCGCCTTGATGACGTTTGTTGAAAACATACAGCGAAAACGCAGAGGGTTAGCCGCAATAGAAGGTCCTACACACGATTGCGGAGCGTGCGGCGGATGTGGCAAAGCGTCAAACTGTTCATAG
- a CDS encoding 4Fe-4S dicluster domain-containing protein, translating into MNIQDILPIKQAEFTLMQYCPLVTCGQTVKRGQRLATSSIQGMGDIHSPVAGRVSHLDSFRIRITAEGNEEVDFTDLNKFKGQQLYKKLLELGADIPPIAEVETLIINSVDAEIGVLTRKELLVTSQAPLECGLEVIQTLYKPELTVMATLKGTSNSLGNLLCVEISDQYPAGLDPLVALAVTGIESPEKTLVVDLETLFHIGRIMETGLPLFETMVTIGKEAHIVPLGLAVGDILEHFGEKLVDHDRIVLGGALRGAAAASATQGVDRKTNAITLIRTPVPIALDAACVGCGECVRHCPARLDPAMITSYAEFGLYEKAAEEFVNTCFECGLCGFFCIAHRPMLQYIRLAKKELALGTVKSREEGAL; encoded by the coding sequence ATGAATATCCAAGATATCCTTCCAATTAAACAGGCGGAATTCACCCTGATGCAATATTGTCCCCTGGTGACATGTGGGCAAACCGTCAAACGAGGGCAAAGGTTGGCGACCTCTTCAATCCAAGGCATGGGTGATATCCATTCACCCGTGGCAGGGCGAGTCAGCCATCTTGATTCATTCCGTATCCGTATAACAGCCGAAGGTAACGAAGAAGTAGATTTTACTGATCTCAATAAATTCAAAGGACAGCAACTCTATAAAAAACTTCTTGAACTTGGAGCCGACATTCCTCCCATAGCCGAGGTCGAGACTCTTATCATCAATAGCGTTGATGCAGAAATTGGTGTTCTGACTCGTAAGGAACTTCTGGTTACGTCTCAAGCCCCTCTTGAATGTGGACTTGAAGTCATTCAAACCCTCTACAAACCAGAACTGACTGTCATGGCAACACTCAAAGGCACATCAAATTCACTGGGAAACCTCCTCTGCGTCGAAATCTCGGACCAATACCCGGCAGGACTTGATCCCCTGGTAGCCTTAGCCGTAACCGGCATTGAATCACCAGAAAAGACACTCGTGGTTGACTTGGAAACGCTATTCCACATTGGCCGAATTATGGAAACCGGACTCCCTTTATTTGAAACAATGGTCACAATTGGTAAAGAAGCACACATTGTCCCTCTTGGCTTGGCAGTCGGTGACATTTTAGAACATTTTGGAGAAAAATTAGTTGATCACGACAGGATCGTCCTAGGAGGCGCTCTGCGCGGTGCAGCTGCGGCATCAGCGACGCAAGGAGTAGATCGAAAGACCAATGCCATTACACTTATTCGAACCCCTGTCCCAATCGCACTGGATGCGGCCTGTGTTGGGTGTGGAGAATGTGTCCGACACTGCCCCGCCCGTCTCGATCCTGCCATGATTACCAGCTATGCAGAATTTGGCCTCTATGAAAAAGCTGCCGAAGAATTTGTAAACACTTGTTTTGAATGTGGACTCTGTGGCTTTTTTTGCATCGCACACCGCCCCATGCTCCAGTATATACGCTTAGCAAAAAAGGAATTGGCCCTTGGTACAGTCAAATCCAGGGAGGAGGGAGCACTATGA